Genomic window (Synechococcus sp. LA31):
TTCCTCGGCCAGGTCGATAAGCCGGATGTGGATGCGATCGAGGGGCTCTCCCCGGCCATTTCGATCGATCAAAAATCCACCAGCCATAACCCGCGCTCCACGGTTGGCACGGTCACCGAGATTCAGGACTACCTGCGGCTGCTGTTTGGCCGGGCCGGTGAGCCCCACTGCCCGGAGTGCGACCGCTCGATTCGGCCTCAGTCGATCGACGAGATGGTTGATCAGATCCTGAAGCTGCCGGAGGGCACGCGCTACCAGTTGTTGGCCCCAGTGGTGCGCGGCAAAAAGGGCACGCACGTGAAGCTGCTCTCAGGCCTGGTGGCCGAGGGCTTCGCGCGGGTGCGTATCAACGGCGAAGTGCGCGAGCTGGCCGACAACATCGAGCTCGACAAGAACCACGCCCACAACATCGAAGTGGTCGTTGATCGCCTCGTCTCCCGCGAGGGCATTCAAGAACGACTCACCGATTCCTTGCGCACGGCCCTCAAGCGCGGCGACGGCCTGGCACTGGTGGAGGTGGTGCCCAAAGCGGATGAGGAGCTGCCAGAGGGGGTGGAGAAGGAGCGCCTCTACTCCGAAAACTTCGCCTGTCCGGTGCATGGCGCTGTGATGGAGGAACTGTCGCCGCGGTTGTTCTCGTTTAACAGCCCCTACGGCGCTTGCGCTGATTGCCATGGCATCGGCCATCTGCGCCAGTTCACGATGGAGCGGGTGATCCCGGATCCTTCGCTGCCGGTGTATGCGGCGGTGGCTCCTTGGGCGGAGAAAGACAACGCCTATTACTTCTCCCTGCTCTATTCCGTAGGTGAGGCCTTCGGCTTCGAGATCAAGACCCCCTGGAATGAGCTTTCTCCTGAGCAGCACGAGGTGTTGCTCCACGGTTCCAAGGAGCCGATCTCGATTCAGGCCGATAGTCGCTACCGCAAATCGCAGACGTATGAGCGGCCGTTTGAAGGCATCCTGCCGATCCTCGAGCGCCAACTGCGCGATGCCAGTGGTGAATCAATCCGCCAGAAGCTGGAGAAATATCTAGAGCTGGTGCCCTGCGCCAGTTGTCATGGCCTGCGCCTCAAACCGGAAGCTTTGGCGGTGCGGGTAGGGCCCTATCGCATCCATGAGCTCACCAGCAGCAGCGTGGGTGAAAGCCTGCGGCGCATCGAAGAGCTGATGGGCGTTGGTGCTCACGAAGGGGATGAGCCATTGCTGAATGCTCGCCAGATCCAGATCGGCGATCTGGTGCTGCGCGAGATCCGCATGCGGCTCAAGTTTCTGCTCGATGTGGGGCTCGACTACCTCAGTCTTGATCGCCCGGCGATGACACTCTCTGGCGGTGAAGCCCAGCGCATCCGTTTGGCCACCCAGATCGGCGCTGGTCTCACCGGCGTGCTTTACGTGCTCGATGAGCCGAGCATCGGCCTGCACCAGCGTGATAACGACCGGCTGCTCAACACGTTGATCAAGCTGCGCGATCTGGGCAACACCCTGATCGTGGTGGAGCACGACGAAGACACGATCCGCGCCGCTGATCACATCGTGGATATCGGCCCTGGAGCTGGCGTGCACGGCGGTCACATCGTGGCCGAAGGCGATTTCAATACCCTGATTAGCGCGGAAGACTCGCTCACCGGTGCCTACCTGAGCGGTCGCCGTTCGATCCCCACCCCGGCAGAACGGCGCGACACCGGATCCCGCAAGATCACCTTGGTGGGCTGCGAGCGCAACAATCTCGCCGGCTTCGATGTGGAGTTTCCGCTGGGCCGGCTGGTGTGTGTGACCGGTGTGAGCGGCAGCGGCAAGAGCACGATGGTGAATGAGCTGCTGCACCCGGCCCTGGAGCACAAGCTCGGCATGAAGGTGCCTTTCCCCTCCGGCGTGCAGGAGCTGAAGGGGATCAAGGCGATCGACAAGGTGATCGTGATCGATCAATCACCGATCGGCCGCACGCCTCGCTCCAACCCCGCCACCTACACCGGCGCGTTTGATCCGATCCGCCAGGTGTTCGCCGCCACGGTGGAGGCCAAGGCCCGCGGTTATCAGGTGGGTCAGTTCAGCTTCAACGTGAAAGGTGGCCGCTGTGAGG
Coding sequences:
- the uvrA gene encoding excinuclease ABC subunit UvrA, translated to MPRALAKSVNEKAALQALNGGSLEDVIRVRGARQHNLKNVDVTIPRNQLVVFTGVSGSGKSSLAFDTIFAEGQRRYVESLSAYARQFLGQVDKPDVDAIEGLSPAISIDQKSTSHNPRSTVGTVTEIQDYLRLLFGRAGEPHCPECDRSIRPQSIDEMVDQILKLPEGTRYQLLAPVVRGKKGTHVKLLSGLVAEGFARVRINGEVRELADNIELDKNHAHNIEVVVDRLVSREGIQERLTDSLRTALKRGDGLALVEVVPKADEELPEGVEKERLYSENFACPVHGAVMEELSPRLFSFNSPYGACADCHGIGHLRQFTMERVIPDPSLPVYAAVAPWAEKDNAYYFSLLYSVGEAFGFEIKTPWNELSPEQHEVLLHGSKEPISIQADSRYRKSQTYERPFEGILPILERQLRDASGESIRQKLEKYLELVPCASCHGLRLKPEALAVRVGPYRIHELTSSSVGESLRRIEELMGVGAHEGDEPLLNARQIQIGDLVLREIRMRLKFLLDVGLDYLSLDRPAMTLSGGEAQRIRLATQIGAGLTGVLYVLDEPSIGLHQRDNDRLLNTLIKLRDLGNTLIVVEHDEDTIRAADHIVDIGPGAGVHGGHIVAEGDFNTLISAEDSLTGAYLSGRRSIPTPAERRDTGSRKITLVGCERNNLAGFDVEFPLGRLVCVTGVSGSGKSTMVNELLHPALEHKLGMKVPFPSGVQELKGIKAIDKVIVIDQSPIGRTPRSNPATYTGAFDPIRQVFAATVEAKARGYQVGQFSFNVKGGRCEACSGQGVNVIEMNFLPDVYVQCDVCKGARYNRETLQVKYKGYTIADVLEMTVEQASEVFSAIPQAADRLRTLVDVGLGYVKLGQPAPTLSGGEAQRVKLATELSKRATGKTLYLIDEPTTGLSFYDVHKLMDVIQRLVDKGNSVLVIEHNLDVIRCSDWIIDLGPDGGDKGGEIVVTGTPEEVAEHPTSHTGRYLKQVLEQHPPQPVAA